The genomic window ttattttctttaatcaGAATAACTTGTCTGGACAGATTTAGGAAGATCATTCACCAGGAGCAGCACTAGTTTACACGTGTGAAGTGTAAATCAGTTTCATACCCACTTCTGTTTACACCAGTGTTTTGATCCGTATCGGTCAGTTCAGCACTGGATTCAGGTGTAAACGCTCCGAGACGCTGTTCAGATGTTTGTCCAGCAGGTGAAAACACTTAATCTCAGCGCAGATCATGTTCACACTGCagttcaattcagttcagttctcagtCTTTAATCCTGTTCTGTTCACACTCACTTCTACAACTGAATTAACCACATTTACAGACACTGCAGTCTGTGCGAGGCCTTTGATAACTCCATAAACTGGAGTGCTTTATGAGTGACGGAGGTTCTGATCAGACGTCTTTCAGGTGAttgacctgtgtgtgtgtgtgtgtgtgtgcgtgtgtgcgtgtgtgtgtgcgcaggTGCAGCCGCGGGACAGCCGGAGCAGACGGCCGTATCTTCCCGTCAGTCAGCAGGTCTCGGGCTCCTCGTCGGACactatgatgatgatgatgatgaagacaCCAGCAGTGCAGCTCCAGCTGAGGAGCCGGTCCCGGCCGCCGGCCTCCCTGCGGATTTCTTCGACAGCAGCGTCTCCGCCGCGCCGCCGGCCGTCTCTCACTCCGGCTCCGTGTCCAAAGCCGAGGACGGGGACGAGACGGCGCCGGAGAAGAAGGACAACACGGCCGAAGCTTTACCCGAGGGCTTCTTCGACGATCCGGTGCGCGACGCCAAAGTGCGTAACGTGGACACGCCCCGAGATCACATGGACCGTGAGTGGGAGGAGTTCCAGAAGGAGATGCGGCAGGTGAACACCGCGTCCGACGCCATCGTAGCTGAAGACGACGAGGAagggcggctggagcggcagatTGATGAGATCGACGAGCAGATCCAGTGCTTTCGCCGCGTGGAGGTATTACGCGCCAAACAGGAAGTAGTGAAGAGCGCGCTGAGGAGAGAGAGACGGCAGCGGGACGAGCCGCGGTCGGCCGGCGGcgaggaggaggatgaggaagagCTGATGCACGTGCTGACGCAGGACTGGAGGGCCAAAGGAGCGCTGGCGTGATCAAACACACGTTACCTGCTGAAGAACTCATTTCTGACCTGTTTCTCTggagtgatgatgatgatgaagatgatgatgatgtgtgTTCATACAGAGACTCGTTAAATCAGAAGCAGTGTGAACTGTCTATAAAGCACAGCAGCTTCAGAGTTTGTACATGTTTGATTGTTCCTGCACAAATCTTTAATAATCCTCTGATGTCCTTCAGTTACCGTGTTATTATTGTTTAACTCTTTATTCACAATACACATCTTTACACGACTCATGTTTGTTTAAGACTGCAATGCCTAATAAAAGCAGACTTGAGCAGATGATAGGATAGTTCTCTTACAGAGACGATATAATCAAGATTTCTGCTGTGCATCGAATGGTTAGGcaggatatatatataatctctgAACCCATTCAGCTGCACACAATTTGAAGATCATTTGCGATGTACAGATTTCTCATCTGGAAGAGAGACGTACATGTTCGTCCTCTGAATCACATACACAGATTAGAGAAATGATATTAAGATCAAATGTAGGATGTTTTCTACACATTTTATTAAAGAAACCCCTGGAGCCAAGGAAGATTGTGAAGTTTCAGGCTGTAGGTTTGCGTCTGTATGGTCTGGGATAAAAAGGTTTTATATAGATCTAAATAAAGTGATGGAAGCTGTTAAGAGTCTGTTGAGGACACGTTCTTCctctgtgatgatgatgatgatggttaCAGCGCTCATGAGAGCCAGACCGATGATGAGCAGATATCTGACATGAACACGAGGCCTGTGAGGCAGTGATGAAGATGATCATATATGAGCTCTTATAATCACTCCTGTTCATTGCAGAAAAAGAACGTTTGAATACCAATAAATGTATTTGCATCTGTTAACACTTTCCCCGTGATGCACACAAGGGTCTAATGATGGAATATTTTTCACTTTGACTCCAGAAATTGTCTTATCAgttttttaaactataaatcTGAACTAGTGTTCAATCATTAGGGGGTTTTCTCCATCACATGACTTAAAGACCATTTCATTTCATCAAAGAAACAGTAAAAGCTTCATGAGTTGTAAGTGGAAAACTCACCTTACTTCTTGTTCCagatttattttgtgttcttcCCTATTTGCAACATCTAAAACATGGCAAGCAATAAGCAGTACAGCTGAAACATAAGATGTTTCTGATTCTGACGAACCACAGCTTCTCGAGATCCACACGAGCTTCTCGAGATCCACACGAGCTTCACGAGATCCACACGAGCTTCTCGAGATCCACACGAGCTTCACGAGATCCACACGAGCTTCACGAGATCCACACGAGCTTCTCGAGATCCACACGAGCTTCACGAGATCCACACGAGCTTCTCGAGATCCACACGAGCTTCACGAGATCCACACGAGCTTCTCGAGATCCACACGAGCTTCTCGAGATCCACACGAGCTTCACGAGATCCACACGAGCTTCTCGAGATCCACACGAGCTTCACGAGATCCACACGAGCTTCTCGAGATCCACACGAGCTTCACGAGATCCACACGAGCTTCTCGAGATCCACACGAGCTTCACGAGATCCACACGAGCTTCTCGAGATCCACACGAGCTTCACGAGATCCACACGAGCTTCACGAGATCCACACGAGCTTCTCGAGATCCACACGAGCTTCACGAGATCCACACGAGCTTCTCGAGATCCACACGAGCTTCTCGAGATCCACACGAGCTTCTCGAGATCCACACGAGCTTCACGAGATCCACACGAGCTTCACGAGATCCACACGAGCTTCTCGAGATCCACACGAGCTTCACGGGATTCTTGATGCTCAATGATAAAGAAACAGACGGACACTTCAATAAAATCAGCTTTTATTCATGTTACGTTAAAGAGAACATGCAGTGCAAACTCACCAGATGCcatttcatcatcatcatcatcatcatcatcttcctaCTGCTTAAAATTAGTTTCTGACATAGAAATGTCCAATTCTACAATATTTACACCTTTTATAAAGCGACAGCAGAGTCTGAGAGACTTTATTTTCAAGCAACTGGAGAACAAAACTAGAGCAGCGCCTGCGAGGCCTTCAgtctgcagacacacacacacactcacacacacacactcacacacacacacacacacacacacactattgtgctgaacatactttaaattAAAACCTACATCTGATCAAACAAGTAGCTGAGTGCATGGATTATATTATCATAAATATCTGATTACATCCACTAAAGCAATCATATTATTGCTAATCTGACAGTTTAAACTCTTCATTGCCCTCAGTTCATACAGAGACAGACACTTGTGTAAATATATGAGTGAATCTCAGTAAATCACGTCCAGGTTCAGCAGAAGTCACGGGAGTTTGTCGGAGGAAATAAACATGTGACCGTGAGTGAATTCATCAGATCTTCTGACGGGCGTCTGCGGTCGTTTTCATCACGACTGTAATAATTTACTGCGTTACACCGGAAAACAAAGACTTCAAATCAGCAGTACAACGAAAACTAGCATGTTTGATTTTGGGCAGATTCAGGATCAAATACAGTGAAGAACACGTTCATGCTCCGGCACACTGGATCTGATCCCGGCAGGACTGAGATTCACTCTAATCTGAGATGAGTCAGCTGATCAATCCTGTCCGTCACATGAAGGATTTCCAGCTGCTTCACAGAAACCAAACACTCGGAGCGAGTCTGAGGTCAGTCGCGGTGGATCAGCGGCTCCTCCGGCGGGTCCGTCTGGTCCCGGTCCGACCCGAACGCCTCCTGCAGGCCTGGAGCCGGACGGTCCCGCAGCAGCCGCTCCACATCTGACAGCGAGAGAACAAGATTCAGACGCCAGTGTTGACCTTTAACCCCAGAATCAACAGAGAAACTGACACAACACAGACTTCCTCA from Megalobrama amblycephala isolate DHTTF-2021 linkage group LG17, ASM1881202v1, whole genome shotgun sequence includes these protein-coding regions:
- the LOC125250438 gene encoding zinc finger protein 830-like; amino-acid sequence: MASLQKGKKVVNQDDLRRLMREKKRSTEREKRVESPYAKYNSVGQLSCALCNAPVKSALLWQTHVLGKQHKDRVSELKNRDSTPTPAPSSSSSSSSSLKRGAPEPVCSSSSSSSGKRAKSHTTAGAAAGQPEQTAVSSRQSAGLGLLVGHYDDDDDEDTSSAAPAEEPVPAAGLPADFFDSSVSAAPPAVSHSGSVSKAEDGDETAPEKKDNTAEALPEGFFDDPVRDAKVRNVDTPRDHMDREWEEFQKEMRQVNTASDAIVAEDDEEGRLERQIDEIDEQIQCFRRVEVLRAKQEVVKSALRRERRQRDEPRSAGGEEEDEEELMHVLTQDWRAKGALA